The following coding sequences lie in one Candidatus Neptunochlamydia sp. REUL1 genomic window:
- a CDS encoding amino acid aminotransferase has protein sequence MSIFEKVEPCPPDPIFGLAARFKKDTNPKKIDLTVGVFRDEDLKTRTLRSVKEAEKVLMKLEVDKTYLPMGGSDPFVKEAQKLIFGETFCKDARGTLFGVQSIGGTGALRLAGEFLSLEVTKTAYVSDPTWPNHVGIFEACGLEVRKYPYYNKENHILDFERMLNTLSGAAENSLVVLHACCHNPTGCDPSQAQWKELSTLILRKKLVPLFDFAYQGFGRGLEEDAWPVRYFAEQGHEMFVASSCSKNFGLYGERIGLLSVLAKNEQLAQNSSSVVRGVARVTYSNPPRHGAGIVTTVLQDRGLSELWRAEVDQMRKRAEEMRCMLYDALSGQFGKDKFGFLKRRHGLFSMLGVSPEQVDRMMDEYGVYLARSGRVNLTGLSEENITYVMEAIVKTMG, from the coding sequence ATGAGTATTTTTGAAAAAGTAGAGCCCTGCCCCCCAGACCCCATTTTTGGACTGGCGGCCCGTTTTAAGAAGGACACAAACCCCAAAAAAATTGATCTGACAGTTGGGGTTTTTCGCGATGAGGATCTCAAGACCCGCACTCTGCGCTCTGTCAAAGAGGCAGAGAAGGTTTTGATGAAACTTGAGGTGGATAAGACCTATTTACCTATGGGAGGAAGCGATCCTTTTGTCAAGGAAGCTCAAAAGCTCATTTTTGGAGAAACCTTTTGCAAGGATGCGCGGGGGACTCTTTTTGGAGTTCAATCTATCGGAGGAACGGGAGCTCTTCGTCTAGCTGGTGAATTTTTGTCTCTAGAAGTAACGAAAACAGCTTATGTTTCCGACCCCACGTGGCCTAACCATGTTGGTATATTCGAAGCATGTGGATTGGAAGTAAGAAAATACCCTTACTACAACAAGGAAAACCATATCCTTGACTTCGAGAGGATGTTGAACACCTTATCAGGCGCTGCTGAAAATAGTTTGGTCGTTCTTCATGCCTGTTGTCACAACCCCACAGGATGCGATCCCTCGCAGGCTCAATGGAAAGAACTTTCAACACTCATCCTTAGAAAAAAGCTTGTTCCTCTCTTTGACTTTGCCTATCAGGGATTTGGCCGCGGGCTTGAAGAAGATGCTTGGCCGGTTCGCTACTTTGCTGAGCAGGGGCACGAAATGTTTGTTGCGTCCTCTTGCTCAAAGAACTTTGGACTATATGGGGAAAGGATTGGCTTGTTGTCGGTCCTTGCTAAGAATGAGCAGCTCGCTCAAAACTCTTCCTCTGTTGTCAGGGGGGTGGCGCGAGTTACCTACTCAAATCCTCCAAGGCATGGGGCAGGAATTGTCACAACTGTGCTCCAAGATAGAGGCCTCTCTGAATTGTGGCGGGCCGAGGTTGATCAAATGCGCAAGCGGGCTGAAGAGATGCGATGCATGCTATATGACGCTCTTTCTGGGCAGTTTGGAAAAGATAAATTCGGTTTTTTAAAAAGACGGCACGGATTATTTTCAATGTTAGGGGTTTCTCCAGAGCAGGTTGATCGAATGATGGACGAGTATGGAGTCTATTTGGCTCGAAGTGGACGGGTTAATTTAACAGGTTTGTCGGAGGAAAACATTACATACGTCATGGAGGCAATTGTAAAAACAATGGGATGA
- a CDS encoding Lpg1974 family pore-forming outer membrane protein — MKWMTISIFCTLSLFAEKMERRVDVLEHQMGEVGTKTPSGEYGAQLANATFERGWVGVELFGSPLYWHAKVGGTEYVYSLVSGKGKVESQSFDWDFGYRLGAGVFLPIVKWEVLGTYTHFGTQDTEGRGVIPPSLLVNLRGSFFVFSQSVKSSYDIDYDTVSFELKRSSFLGSLLGLGSSLGVKQGWIDQKQSVTYSAFQEELTKVKDRCRFRGVGPLLGMNINWHLFSGFSFLGDIKGALLYGDFEVKHTEPPIEVKGAAHLFSPNLSFTFGLNKDFPIGGAQVFISLAYEADYYWRQNQMVTMEDADRGRLKIARQAEDLTFYGVTGRLGIEF; from the coding sequence ATGAAATGGATGACCATCAGCATATTTTGCACGCTTTCTTTGTTTGCTGAGAAAATGGAAAGGCGGGTGGATGTTTTAGAACACCAAATGGGCGAGGTTGGGACGAAAACCCCTAGTGGTGAGTATGGAGCCCAGCTTGCAAATGCCACATTTGAAAGAGGTTGGGTTGGTGTTGAGTTGTTTGGAAGCCCCCTTTATTGGCATGCGAAAGTGGGGGGCACCGAGTATGTATATAGTCTAGTGAGCGGCAAAGGGAAAGTGGAAAGTCAAAGTTTCGACTGGGACTTTGGATACCGCCTTGGAGCAGGGGTTTTTCTTCCGATTGTGAAGTGGGAGGTTTTAGGTACCTACACACACTTTGGGACTCAAGATACAGAGGGTCGTGGAGTCATTCCCCCTTCTCTTCTTGTGAACCTGCGAGGAAGTTTCTTTGTCTTTAGCCAAAGCGTAAAGTCTTCGTACGATATTGACTATGATACAGTTTCTTTCGAGTTAAAGAGGAGCTCGTTTTTAGGAAGCCTTCTGGGGTTAGGCTCTAGTTTAGGGGTTAAGCAAGGGTGGATTGACCAGAAGCAATCGGTGACATATAGCGCATTCCAAGAAGAGCTTACGAAGGTGAAAGATCGGTGTCGATTTCGGGGAGTGGGGCCTCTGCTTGGAATGAATATAAATTGGCACCTTTTTTCTGGGTTTAGCTTTTTGGGGGATATCAAAGGGGCGCTGCTTTATGGAGACTTTGAGGTCAAGCACACCGAACCTCCCATTGAAGTTAAGGGCGCTGCTCATCTTTTCTCTCCCAACCTTTCCTTTACTTTTGGTTTGAATAAAGATTTTCCTATCGGCGGGGCTCAGGTTTTTATCTCTCTTGCTTATGAGGCAGATTACTACTGGCGTCAAAATCAAATGGTGACAATGGAAGACGCAGATCGAGGGAGGCTTAAAATTGCTCGCCAGGCAGAAGACCTCACTTTTTATGGTGTGACTGGTCGCCTCGGTATTGAGTTTTAA
- a CDS encoding class I SAM-dependent methyltransferase, whose product MNFLNIDPKIVFRWDYLKFLSVANNIRVQKIVEVGTWDGKNAKKLRKLLPSAHLYLIDPYRPTASYLQKGNPTSLNSEDYKNNYKKVCKHFENDPKTTILKTTSTEGVNLVPSDIDLVFIDGDHSYEHVKQDILTWTPKVRAGGLLTGHDYSLSFPDVMKAVNECLPNKFVVGKDSVWAVITSDV is encoded by the coding sequence ATGAACTTTCTTAACATCGACCCAAAAATTGTTTTTCGTTGGGATTATTTAAAGTTTCTCTCTGTAGCAAACAACATTCGTGTGCAAAAAATTGTCGAGGTGGGAACGTGGGACGGAAAAAACGCAAAAAAACTCAGAAAACTACTTCCTAGCGCTCACCTTTATCTCATAGATCCCTATCGCCCCACAGCCAGCTACCTTCAAAAAGGGAACCCCACCTCTCTCAACTCGGAGGACTATAAAAACAACTATAAAAAAGTTTGCAAACACTTTGAAAATGACCCGAAAACAACCATACTAAAAACCACTTCCACGGAAGGAGTAAATCTAGTTCCGAGTGATATCGATCTCGTATTCATTGATGGAGATCACAGCTACGAACACGTAAAACAAGATATTCTAACGTGGACGCCAAAAGTTCGTGCTGGTGGGCTTCTCACAGGGCATGATTATAGCTTGTCTTTTCCAGACGTCATGAAAGCTGTTAATGAATGTCTTCCAAATAAATTTGTCGTCGGAAAAGATTCTGTCTGGGCTGTAATTACATCAGATGTTTAG
- the glk gene encoding glucokinase, with the protein MTYLVGDIGGTKTHLALYLEEKGKIECAKEEKFPSQKYPNLRTIVKGFLKGETVHVSKACFGIAGPVKKGKSQATNLPWLVDADQLKSELSIDKVSLINDLEANAYGLNMLREDEFYTINEGDPRAEGNQAMVSAGTGLGEAGIFFDGRRHYPFACEGGHTDFAPRNEREDALLRYLRERFGHVSYERILSGPGLYNLYQFMVETKQVAEREEVYKEIASGDSPLLISEKGLSGSSKACAETLELFVSIYGSEAGNIALKMLALGGVYIGGGIAPKIMGVLKRGDFLRSFTEKGRFGALLESIPIRVVLNDRTALLGTIYYAKHLM; encoded by the coding sequence ATGACTTATTTAGTAGGAGACATTGGCGGAACAAAAACCCATCTAGCCCTTTATCTTGAAGAAAAGGGAAAGATAGAGTGTGCAAAAGAGGAGAAGTTCCCTAGCCAGAAATATCCAAACCTTCGAACTATTGTGAAAGGGTTTCTTAAGGGGGAAACGGTTCATGTTTCTAAAGCCTGTTTTGGAATTGCGGGGCCTGTTAAAAAGGGGAAGAGCCAGGCGACTAACCTTCCTTGGCTCGTGGACGCAGACCAGCTAAAAAGCGAATTGTCAATCGACAAAGTTTCCCTGATTAATGACTTAGAGGCCAACGCCTACGGCTTGAACATGCTTAGGGAAGATGAGTTTTATACGATCAATGAAGGAGACCCTCGTGCAGAAGGAAATCAGGCAATGGTTTCAGCGGGAACCGGCCTGGGGGAAGCAGGTATTTTTTTTGATGGACGGCGTCACTATCCTTTTGCTTGCGAAGGGGGCCACACAGACTTTGCTCCAAGGAATGAAAGAGAGGATGCACTTCTCCGTTATTTGAGAGAAAGGTTTGGTCATGTTTCTTACGAGAGAATTCTTTCTGGACCTGGGCTTTACAACCTCTATCAATTCATGGTGGAGACAAAGCAAGTGGCAGAAAGGGAAGAGGTTTATAAGGAGATTGCATCGGGAGACTCTCCTCTTCTTATTTCGGAAAAAGGACTCAGTGGCTCGTCGAAAGCATGCGCAGAAACGCTTGAGCTCTTTGTGTCTATCTACGGGTCTGAAGCGGGGAATATCGCATTAAAAATGCTTGCGCTTGGTGGAGTTTATATCGGTGGGGGAATTGCGCCAAAAATTATGGGAGTGTTGAAAAGAGGGGATTTTCTCCGGTCGTTCACAGAAAAAGGGCGGTTTGGGGCGCTCCTTGAATCGATTCCGATTCGCGTTGTTCTCAATGATAGGACTGCTCTTTTGGGGACCATCTATTATGCTAAACATCTGATGTAA
- the recA gene encoding recombinase RecA yields the protein MSNPSDASKKKALELAISHIVKQFGAGAIMSLGDHSANRGVSSIKTGAISLDLALGIGGVPRGRVVEIYGPESSGKSTLATHIVASCQKEGGIAAYIDAEHAMDPAYAAKIGVNLDDLMISQPDCGEDALNIAEMLARSNAVDVIVIDSVAALVPKSELEGEIGDTHVGLQARLMSQALRKLTSSLAKSGTCAVFINQIREKIGVMFGNPETTSGGRALKFYSSVRLDIRRIGGIKGPENIDIGNRVKVKIVKNKMAPPFRIAEFDILFNEGISRTGSIIDLGVEYNIIDKKGTWYSYGDKRLGQGKEATREELKKNPEMTDEIERLIMEKVQGAPKEEPALAAE from the coding sequence ATGTCAAACCCAAGTGATGCTTCAAAGAAAAAAGCATTAGAACTTGCCATATCTCATATTGTAAAGCAATTTGGGGCCGGAGCTATCATGTCTCTTGGAGACCATTCCGCAAACCGCGGAGTCAGTTCGATTAAAACCGGCGCAATTTCTCTTGACCTCGCCCTAGGAATTGGAGGGGTGCCACGTGGAAGAGTTGTTGAAATTTATGGTCCTGAATCTTCAGGAAAGTCAACTCTTGCGACCCATATTGTTGCAAGCTGCCAAAAAGAAGGCGGCATTGCAGCCTACATCGACGCAGAACATGCAATGGATCCTGCTTATGCAGCAAAAATAGGGGTCAACCTTGATGACCTTATGATTTCTCAACCTGACTGTGGAGAGGACGCCCTCAATATTGCAGAAATGTTAGCGCGTTCAAATGCTGTTGATGTCATTGTCATTGATTCAGTTGCAGCACTCGTTCCAAAGTCGGAGCTTGAAGGGGAAATTGGAGATACTCACGTAGGACTCCAAGCCCGCCTTATGTCACAAGCCCTTCGAAAACTTACTTCATCTCTCGCAAAAAGCGGCACCTGCGCTGTTTTCATTAACCAAATCCGTGAAAAAATTGGGGTTATGTTTGGAAACCCCGAAACAACATCTGGTGGACGCGCCCTAAAATTCTATTCTTCAGTTCGACTAGACATCCGTCGAATTGGAGGTATTAAGGGACCAGAAAATATTGATATTGGAAACCGTGTAAAAGTGAAGATCGTTAAAAATAAAATGGCACCTCCATTCAGAATTGCAGAATTTGACATCCTCTTTAACGAGGGCATTTCCCGTACAGGATCGATCATTGACCTTGGTGTTGAATATAACATTATCGACAAAAAAGGAACCTGGTACAGTTATGGAGATAAACGCTTGGGACAGGGGAAAGAGGCGACACGCGAAGAGCTTAAGAAAAACCCAGAGATGACGGATGAAATTGAACGTCTCATCATGGAAAAAGTTCAAGGAGCTCCAAAAGAAGAGCCTGCATTAGCCGCGGAGTAA
- a CDS encoding polyprenyl synthetase family protein, translated as MLNQLIAPKTTLLKPLKKTFETFLEQNILRLGDQSKLRDACEYALLNGGKRIRPLIVMMVARALGNDLDVLEACLSVEYFHTASIIADDLPCMDNDDYRRSKPALHKVHGETVALLASYALISAGYEKIFHSVQSLSKQKPPFSKRANEACAISLDAATRCAGISGAVGGQFKDIFPKNRSLEEILDVIYKKTVTLFEIAFVYGWVFGGGDLQRVDEIREAAFHFGMAFQIWDDIGDMDQDGAGSINIAQVCGKEEAKRRLEEEAEIFIRKMKKLGIWTPEFQQAVDLLRG; from the coding sequence ATGTTAAACCAGCTGATTGCTCCTAAAACCACCCTTCTAAAACCTCTTAAAAAGACGTTTGAAACCTTTTTAGAGCAAAATATTCTTCGTTTAGGGGATCAGAGCAAGCTACGAGATGCCTGCGAATATGCTTTGTTGAATGGAGGAAAAAGAATTCGTCCACTGATTGTAATGATGGTAGCTCGAGCTCTGGGGAATGACTTAGATGTTTTAGAGGCCTGCCTGTCTGTCGAGTATTTTCACACAGCTTCAATTATTGCTGATGATCTTCCTTGTATGGATAACGATGATTACAGAAGAAGTAAGCCTGCTTTACATAAAGTGCATGGGGAAACCGTTGCACTACTAGCTAGTTATGCTCTAATTTCTGCCGGGTACGAGAAGATTTTTCACTCGGTTCAGTCCTTGTCAAAGCAAAAACCCCCCTTTTCAAAGAGAGCAAACGAGGCCTGCGCGATTTCCTTGGATGCCGCAACGCGGTGCGCGGGGATTTCGGGTGCTGTTGGGGGGCAGTTTAAGGATATCTTTCCTAAAAACCGTTCTCTAGAAGAGATTCTTGATGTGATTTACAAGAAAACGGTGACTCTTTTTGAAATTGCATTTGTTTATGGTTGGGTTTTTGGAGGTGGTGACCTTCAAAGAGTAGACGAGATTCGAGAAGCGGCGTTCCATTTTGGAATGGCTTTTCAGATTTGGGATGATATTGGGGATATGGATCAGGATGGCGCAGGTTCGATAAACATTGCTCAGGTCTGTGGAAAGGAGGAGGCAAAACGTCGACTAGAGGAAGAAGCTGAAATATTTATCCGTAAAATGAAAAAACTCGGGATCTGGACTCCCGAGTTTCAGCAGGCTGTGGATTTACTCCGCGGCTAA
- a CDS encoding UDP-N-acetylglucosamine diphosphorylase has translation MNPNKISIGKGTCIEPGAYIEGPCVIGEDSQVRHGAYIRPYVLTGKKCIIGHSTEVKHSILLDGAQAPHFNYVGDSILGKNVNLGAGVICANFRLDHGEVIVEVEGARFKTGLRKFGAILGDLSQIGCNSVLNPGVLLCKRTFSIACSSIQKSNVRNLKNVKPADCS, from the coding sequence GTGAATCCTAATAAGATTTCAATTGGAAAGGGAACGTGTATTGAACCAGGAGCCTATATTGAGGGACCTTGCGTTATTGGGGAGGATTCTCAAGTGCGTCATGGAGCATATATTCGACCGTATGTTTTAACCGGGAAGAAGTGTATCATTGGGCATTCAACAGAGGTAAAGCACTCCATTTTGCTAGATGGTGCTCAAGCGCCCCATTTTAATTATGTTGGAGATTCTATTTTAGGAAAAAATGTTAACCTTGGTGCAGGTGTGATTTGTGCAAATTTCAGGCTGGACCATGGCGAGGTTATTGTTGAAGTTGAAGGGGCTCGTTTTAAGACAGGTCTAAGGAAGTTTGGGGCTATATTAGGGGATCTATCCCAGATTGGTTGTAATAGCGTCCTTAACCCTGGTGTATTGCTGTGCAAGCGCACCTTTTCAATAGCATGCAGCTCGATTCAGAAATCAAATGTAAGGAATCTAAAAAATGTTAAACCAGCTGATTGCTCCTAA